Proteins found in one Oreochromis niloticus isolate F11D_XX linkage group LG22, O_niloticus_UMD_NMBU, whole genome shotgun sequence genomic segment:
- the polr2k gene encoding DNA-directed RNA polymerases I, II, and III subunit RPABC4: MDTQKDLQPPKQQPMIYICGECHTENEIKARDPIRCRECGYRIMYKKRTKRLVVFDAR; the protein is encoded by the exons ATGGATACGCAGAAAGATCTACAGCCGCCCAAGCAGCAGCCTATGATCTACATATGTGGAG AATGTCACACCGAGAACGAAATCAAAGCCCGCGATCCGATCAGATGCAGAGAGTGTGGCTACAGGATCATGTACAAGAAGAGAACAAAGAGAT TGGTTGTATTCGATGCCcgatga